A genomic region of Microbacterium schleiferi contains the following coding sequences:
- a CDS encoding HNH endonuclease signature motif containing protein, which produces MSDLSTAAYRALLRELREVWRRNNAPCWICGQPIDYSLPFGDKEALELDHVKPRKTHPHLLLVPSNCRPSHSRCNRAKGASTVGPALGDHSEEW; this is translated from the coding sequence ATGAGCGATCTGAGCACGGCCGCGTATCGCGCACTGCTGCGCGAGCTGCGCGAGGTCTGGCGGCGCAACAACGCGCCTTGCTGGATATGCGGGCAGCCGATCGACTACTCCCTGCCGTTCGGAGACAAGGAAGCTCTCGAACTCGACCACGTAAAGCCCCGAAAGACCCACCCTCACCTACTCTTGGTCCCTTCGAACTGCCGACCGTCCCATTCGCGGTGCAACCGAGCGAAGGGCGCGTCAACAGTTGGCCCAGCGCTGGGGGATCACTCCGAAGAGTGGTGA
- a CDS encoding ERF family protein produces MADTKENTTSAPELARVSHPTLIAALAAFQSELPSIGKGREVHVPTADGGFQTVGYADLSDVNGVTLPLLGRHGLTFSCGTEYSDGKFTLRAALEHEEGGIRVAVWPIQDPTQVGPQDAGGEITLARRYLIGMLTGVAPGGYDDASAAAQAAEARASKTQAEEDAEKGRHFEEEAKAETTRAGVERVWQAARSAGASKAVLDAVAAIGHERKLAEEATATESAPAEDEGAVK; encoded by the coding sequence ATGGCTGACACCAAGGAGAACACGACCTCCGCCCCGGAGCTGGCGCGAGTCTCGCACCCGACGTTGATCGCGGCGCTCGCCGCGTTCCAGAGCGAACTGCCGAGCATCGGCAAGGGCCGGGAAGTCCACGTTCCTACTGCGGACGGCGGATTCCAGACGGTCGGTTACGCGGACCTCTCGGACGTGAACGGGGTGACGCTGCCGCTGCTCGGGCGGCACGGCCTCACCTTCTCGTGCGGGACCGAGTACAGCGACGGGAAGTTCACGCTGCGCGCAGCGCTGGAGCACGAAGAGGGCGGCATCCGGGTCGCAGTTTGGCCTATCCAGGACCCGACTCAGGTCGGACCGCAGGACGCCGGGGGCGAGATTACGCTCGCGCGCCGCTACCTGATCGGGATGCTGACTGGCGTCGCTCCTGGCGGCTACGACGACGCCTCGGCGGCTGCTCAGGCCGCGGAAGCTCGGGCCAGCAAGACGCAGGCCGAGGAGGACGCGGAGAAAGGTCGCCACTTCGAGGAGGAGGCGAAGGCTGAGACGACTCGCGCGGGCGTCGAGCGTGTGTGGCAGGCGGCGCGCTCCGCTGGTGCCAGCAAGGCAGTGCTCGACGCCGTGGCGGCGATCGGGCACGAGCGGAAGCTCGCCGAAGAAGCCACCGCCACCGAATCGGCTCCCGCCGAGGACGAGGGAGCGGTGAAGTGA
- a CDS encoding pyridoxal-phosphate dependent enzyme, whose amino-acid sequence MSAAMGREYFGIELRAEQIEANEAMMPVVRDAVAAQLADGDGSATWVAGPVAEALGALPDESFDIAFSEPPAYPTDEWHLTPVDRVGALYVKRDDTFVVGESRGGKVRSCLDIAMRAKEAGARVLVTAGSRQSPQVAIVADVAAALGLEAEAHVPEGAFTPELSAAQAAGARIVQHKAGHNNVIVARAREAAAERDDAVEVPFGMETPVAVDLTSRQVENLPADVERIVIPVGSGMSLAGVLWGLRRSGRDVPVLGVMVGADPEQRLDKYAPADWREMVELVPSGLDYHDHAPETKLGPLSLDPIYEAKTLPFLRDGDLLWVVGIRGSAVRSSAEWIDPTWIEGDSTIALADVEGESFDMALGCPPYYDLESYSDDPRDLSNLSPAEFDAAMARTVAQVGRVLRDDSFAVFVVGSVRDKKGHILDMRRCMSQACEAAGMALVNDAVLLTPVGSAAMRAARGFRGSRTLARVHQEVLVYVKGSRKAAADRLGPVSFAAVREVEKDGEE is encoded by the coding sequence GTGTCGGCGGCGATGGGGCGGGAGTACTTCGGGATCGAGTTGCGGGCGGAACAGATCGAGGCGAACGAGGCGATGATGCCGGTTGTGCGTGACGCGGTGGCGGCGCAGCTCGCGGACGGTGACGGCTCGGCGACGTGGGTCGCTGGCCCGGTCGCTGAGGCGCTCGGAGCCCTGCCGGACGAGTCGTTCGATATCGCGTTCAGCGAGCCTCCGGCCTACCCGACGGACGAGTGGCATCTGACTCCCGTGGATCGCGTCGGCGCGCTGTACGTGAAGCGCGATGACACCTTCGTCGTCGGCGAGTCGCGCGGCGGCAAGGTCCGCTCCTGCCTCGATATCGCGATGCGCGCGAAGGAGGCGGGCGCTCGCGTACTCGTCACCGCTGGATCGCGGCAATCGCCGCAGGTCGCGATCGTCGCCGACGTCGCGGCTGCTCTCGGCCTTGAGGCGGAGGCGCATGTGCCGGAGGGCGCGTTCACCCCCGAGCTGTCGGCTGCGCAGGCGGCCGGGGCGCGGATCGTGCAACACAAGGCCGGACACAACAACGTCATCGTCGCACGCGCCCGCGAGGCGGCCGCGGAACGCGACGACGCCGTCGAGGTGCCGTTCGGCATGGAAACGCCCGTAGCGGTCGACCTGACGTCGCGACAGGTGGAGAACCTGCCTGCCGACGTCGAACGGATCGTGATCCCGGTCGGCTCGGGCATGTCGCTCGCGGGCGTGCTGTGGGGACTCCGGCGCTCGGGACGCGATGTGCCGGTCCTCGGCGTGATGGTCGGCGCGGACCCGGAGCAACGTCTCGACAAGTACGCGCCCGCCGACTGGCGGGAAATGGTGGAGCTGGTGCCGTCCGGCCTCGACTACCACGACCACGCGCCGGAGACGAAGCTCGGGCCGCTGTCGCTGGACCCGATCTACGAAGCTAAGACGCTGCCGTTCCTCCGCGACGGCGACCTGCTGTGGGTCGTCGGCATCCGTGGGTCCGCGGTGCGCTCGTCGGCGGAGTGGATCGACCCGACGTGGATCGAGGGTGACAGCACGATCGCGCTGGCCGACGTCGAGGGCGAGTCGTTCGATATGGCGCTCGGTTGTCCTCCGTATTACGACCTCGAGTCGTACTCGGACGACCCGCGCGACCTGTCGAATCTGTCACCGGCCGAGTTCGATGCCGCTATGGCGCGAACGGTCGCGCAGGTGGGGCGCGTGCTCCGCGACGACTCGTTCGCCGTGTTCGTTGTCGGCTCCGTCCGTGACAAGAAGGGCCACATTCTCGATATGCGGCGCTGCATGTCGCAGGCGTGCGAGGCGGCCGGCATGGCGCTCGTGAACGACGCCGTCCTGCTCACGCCGGTCGGCTCCGCTGCGATGCGCGCGGCCCGCGGATTCCGCGGCTCCCGCACGCTCGCCCGCGTCCACCAGGAGGTGCTCGTGTACGTCAAGGGCTCCCGCAAGGCCGCGGCCGACCGGCTCGGCCCTGTGTCGTTCGCCGCGGTCCGCGAGGTCGAGAAGGACGGCGAGGAATGA
- a CDS encoding YqaJ viral recombinase family protein produces MSGYLVVHDGKDRAGWLAARGLGVSATDAARIAGGGAQGWASLRKEKETGSSWRGNASTQHGREREPVIAAWAKAEFGLEPSTALLGRVEKNDGDYALDLATPDALGAVTEADGEGLVAREFGEFKTTVKDWDEWQDVPRRYFWQVVWQFFVTGAELCRFVFEPHVDGVPLYMEPKVFTIARSSVLADIEKAREQVALWRAGSFDAIPDRLLPLDRLLTERVQAKAAADSAAATLAAAESKVREFLEGLGEPVKFEGSEANVTWTGEPSTSRRFDSAAFKARYPAAHARFMTTTKTRPRVTITERS; encoded by the coding sequence GTGAGCGGCTATCTCGTCGTGCACGACGGCAAGGACCGGGCCGGATGGCTCGCTGCCCGCGGGCTGGGCGTGTCGGCCACCGACGCGGCCCGTATCGCCGGAGGCGGCGCTCAGGGCTGGGCATCGCTCCGCAAGGAGAAGGAGACCGGCTCGTCGTGGCGGGGGAACGCGAGCACGCAGCACGGCCGCGAGCGGGAGCCCGTGATCGCCGCGTGGGCGAAGGCCGAGTTCGGACTCGAACCGTCGACTGCGCTCCTCGGCCGCGTCGAGAAGAACGACGGCGACTACGCGCTCGACCTCGCGACGCCTGACGCGCTCGGCGCGGTCACAGAGGCGGACGGCGAGGGCCTCGTGGCTCGCGAGTTCGGCGAGTTCAAGACGACCGTGAAGGACTGGGACGAGTGGCAGGACGTCCCGCGGCGCTACTTCTGGCAGGTCGTATGGCAGTTCTTTGTCACGGGCGCTGAGCTGTGCCGGTTCGTGTTCGAGCCCCACGTCGACGGAGTGCCGCTCTACATGGAGCCGAAGGTGTTCACGATCGCCCGCTCCTCGGTCCTCGCCGACATCGAGAAGGCGCGCGAGCAGGTCGCGCTGTGGCGCGCCGGGTCGTTCGACGCGATCCCCGATCGACTCCTGCCCCTGGACCGGCTGCTGACCGAGAGGGTGCAGGCGAAGGCTGCCGCTGACTCGGCTGCGGCGACGCTGGCGGCCGCAGAGAGCAAGGTGCGCGAGTTCCTCGAAGGACTCGGCGAACCGGTGAAGTTCGAGGGCTCTGAGGCAAACGTGACCTGGACAGGGGAGCCGTCGACTTCCCGCCGGTTCGACAGTGCGGCGTTCAAGGCCCGATACCCCGCCGCGCACGCGCGGTTCATGACCACCACGAAGACGCGGCCCCGCGTCACCATCACCGAACGGAGCTAG
- a CDS encoding terminase small subunit, whose amino-acid sequence MQQALEGRRRGLSFASIAAAVKAEESEVREAVAEALAEAPADIDLEQERALAFSRLDRMLSGVWPRAVKGEPEAIDRVLRLEDARARLLGEPERVRDGITSAVEETLAAIETEPADAALIATVRQAARQIDHAVAFGTSFEATKAMYLLPHLWNGLEKLGATPAAREELKKRAEEASGDGNNKRATLHALRTAAKTARA is encoded by the coding sequence GTGCAGCAGGCGCTCGAAGGCCGCCGACGCGGCCTGTCGTTCGCGTCGATCGCTGCGGCGGTGAAGGCCGAAGAGTCGGAGGTGCGCGAGGCGGTCGCTGAGGCGCTCGCCGAGGCACCGGCCGACATCGACCTGGAGCAGGAGCGCGCGCTCGCGTTCTCTCGGCTGGACCGGATGCTGTCAGGCGTGTGGCCCCGGGCTGTGAAAGGCGAGCCCGAGGCGATCGACCGGGTGCTGCGCCTGGAGGACGCCCGCGCACGCCTCCTGGGCGAGCCGGAGCGGGTGCGCGATGGCATCACGTCGGCCGTTGAGGAGACGCTCGCGGCCATCGAGACGGAGCCCGCCGATGCGGCGCTGATCGCGACGGTGCGCCAGGCGGCCCGACAGATTGACCACGCGGTCGCTTTCGGGACGTCTTTCGAGGCAACGAAGGCGATGTACCTGCTCCCCCACCTCTGGAACGGCCTGGAGAAGCTGGGCGCGACTCCGGCGGCGCGGGAAGAACTGAAGAAACGGGCGGAGGAGGCGAGTGGCGACGGCAACAACAAGCGCGCGACGCTCCACGCGCTCCGCACGGCCGCGAAGACGGCTCGGGCATGA
- a CDS encoding ParB N-terminal domain-containing protein: MSLAVSTVPLADLTPYYKNPRRGNVEAIATSLQVRGQYKPLVVNAGTYTGRAMEILAGNHTYLAARTLSWEAIDVVTVDVPDEEAAQIVLADNRLADLGDYDDDLLRDVLGDAGDLTGTGYSEEDLERMFAGPVDAAPRTSLASEFGTPPLTVLSARGGEWQERKKAWMDAGLRSEEGREEALVYDSPQARFINWYNVKNAAEAAAGRSLSDDEILKTCKEQLRDIGGGTSVFDPALAEVLLAWYSAPALASSTRGRVALFAASCRRRWGGSTSGSSCGRNRSRRTRR; encoded by the coding sequence ATGTCTCTCGCAGTGTCGACGGTCCCTCTCGCGGACCTCACGCCCTACTACAAGAACCCTCGACGCGGGAACGTCGAGGCGATAGCCACGTCGTTGCAGGTGCGAGGGCAGTACAAGCCGCTCGTCGTGAACGCCGGAACATACACCGGACGAGCGATGGAAATCCTCGCTGGGAACCACACCTACCTCGCGGCGCGCACCCTCTCGTGGGAGGCGATCGACGTGGTGACGGTCGACGTCCCGGACGAGGAGGCGGCGCAGATCGTCCTCGCTGATAACCGCCTCGCGGACCTCGGCGACTACGACGACGACCTGCTGCGCGACGTGCTCGGCGACGCGGGTGACCTCACCGGCACCGGGTACTCAGAGGAGGACCTGGAGCGGATGTTCGCAGGCCCGGTGGACGCCGCTCCGAGGACGAGTCTCGCCTCAGAGTTCGGTACGCCTCCGCTGACCGTCCTGTCGGCCCGGGGAGGCGAATGGCAGGAGCGGAAGAAGGCGTGGATGGATGCGGGGCTGCGCTCCGAGGAGGGGCGCGAGGAGGCGCTGGTCTACGACTCGCCGCAGGCCCGATTCATCAACTGGTACAACGTGAAGAACGCGGCGGAGGCGGCAGCCGGTCGATCGCTGTCCGACGACGAAATCCTGAAGACCTGCAAGGAGCAGTTGCGCGATATCGGCGGGGGCACATCGGTATTCGACCCGGCGCTCGCGGAGGTGCTGCTCGCCTGGTACTCGGCCCCGGCTCTCGCGTCCTCGACCCGTGGGCGGGTGGCGCTGTTCGCGGCGTCGTGTCGGCGGCGATGGGGCGGGAGTACTTCGGGATCGAGTTGCGGGCGGAACAGATCGAGGCGAACGAGGCGATGA
- a CDS encoding single-stranded DNA-binding protein, with product MAGETIITVVGNLTADPELRYTQNGLPVANFTIASTPRTFDRQANEWKDGDALFLRASVWRDFAEHVAGSLTKGARVVATGQLKQRSYQDREGNNRTAIELEVHDIGPSLRYATAQVTRAARSGEGAGGSGSWDASQPGSDDSWAPASTYGDETPF from the coding sequence ATGGCCGGAGAAACCATCATCACTGTCGTCGGCAACCTGACTGCTGATCCCGAGCTGCGGTACACGCAGAACGGGCTTCCGGTCGCGAACTTCACGATCGCATCGACGCCGCGCACTTTCGACCGTCAGGCGAACGAGTGGAAGGACGGCGATGCGCTGTTCCTCCGCGCGAGTGTCTGGCGTGACTTCGCCGAGCACGTCGCGGGCTCGCTGACCAAGGGCGCACGGGTCGTCGCGACCGGGCAGCTCAAGCAGCGCAGCTACCAGGACCGCGAGGGCAACAACCGCACCGCGATCGAGCTGGAGGTCCACGACATCGGCCCGTCGCTGCGGTACGCGACAGCTCAGGTAACCCGCGCAGCACGCAGCGGAGAGGGCGCGGGCGGCTCGGGGTCGTGGGATGCCAGCCAGCCGGGCTCAGATGACTCGTGGGCTCCGGCGTCCACCTACGGCGACGAGACGCCGTTCTGA
- a CDS encoding HK97 family phage prohead protease, whose translation MKIKSLPVRFKTGEADGLAEGEFIVYPSTFTRTPDTYGDVVAKGAFASGIAKRKEAGITLSGLYGHRMDDPHLNIAAAIEESEDDHGWRVKGAFDMDDPTAAKVYRLVKSGRIRELSFAYDVLDEGPVVLEDGTKANELRDLDVFEFSFVPVGANRDTSVVAVKSAVDALAVGLKAGRVLSAKNEETLREAVEALSASVASIKSVLSQTGTGNDQEKTGGNARTNDEEPDKAKSEEFAPNPTRQALANHWLTQAL comes from the coding sequence ATGAAGATCAAGAGCCTCCCCGTGCGGTTCAAGACCGGCGAGGCGGACGGGCTCGCGGAGGGCGAGTTCATCGTCTACCCGTCCACATTCACACGCACGCCGGATACGTACGGCGATGTGGTCGCGAAGGGCGCGTTCGCGTCGGGCATCGCGAAGCGCAAGGAGGCGGGCATCACCCTCTCCGGCCTGTACGGGCACCGGATGGATGACCCGCACCTCAACATCGCCGCGGCGATCGAGGAGAGCGAGGACGACCACGGCTGGCGCGTCAAGGGCGCGTTCGACATGGACGACCCGACGGCCGCGAAGGTCTACCGGCTCGTCAAGTCCGGCCGAATCCGGGAGCTGTCGTTCGCGTACGACGTGCTCGATGAAGGGCCGGTCGTGCTGGAGGACGGCACGAAGGCGAACGAACTGCGCGACCTCGACGTGTTCGAGTTCTCTTTCGTGCCGGTCGGCGCGAATCGGGACACATCGGTCGTCGCCGTCAAGTCCGCGGTCGACGCGCTCGCCGTCGGCCTGAAAGCTGGCCGAGTCCTCTCGGCCAAGAACGAGGAGACGCTACGGGAGGCCGTCGAGGCGCTCTCGGCATCCGTCGCCTCGATCAAGAGCGTCCTGTCCCAGACGGGGACGGGCAACGACCAGGAGAAGACCGGCGGTAACGCTCGGACCAACGACGAGGAGCCCGATAAGGCCAAGTCGGAGGAGTTCGCGCCCAACCCGACCCGTCAGGCACTGGCGAACCACTGGCTGACTCAGGCTCTCTGA
- a CDS encoding phage portal protein, translating into MAIRDAIAALLGRDNARDGYPVGADWLGPTFREMILGLTPEELYRTQPHLRIVLSFVARNVAHLGLKAYERVSDADRRRLQDDPLALLLKYPNESMTQYELIESLASDLGLYDVAYWFVYEDVDRPSGWAIQPIPPSWVTGHSGGTSFAPAKYVVVSAAGEETRIAAKDMVVFHGWNPGRPKHGASPIHTLKQILAEQVQAWSYREQVWQNGGRVGSVITRPKDAAWSDAARERFARDWKNRWTGRTGKKAGGTPILEDGMELKQMRFNAREEEWAEVAKLALATVAAVYHVNPVMVGILDNANFSNTKEFRKMLYSETLGPLLAMIEDRINTFLVPRIAESASAYVEFNIEEKLQGDFEEQAAILSTSAGAPWMTRNEVRALRNLPAVEGGDTLVVPLNVLTGGQASPRDSGTQNERSGPAITKGALDMLLKLSESHPDQVGDILRELSSGKAVEDIGELREVREGERVTVRAKEMAPPTYVQKADEVVAAFFARQRKSVLSRLGAKSSEWWDEERWNDELSVDLLALALNTTVEVARAALERVGLSEDDYDVSRTEAFLSEVAKSRAGAINATTREQVQAILDGDGPDGVTDPGHVFDVAEGSRTATIAATLVTTFATFATVEAGKQNGGATKTWIVTSGNPRPEHAAMDGETVGVDDVFSNGAKWPGDPVLGADGVAGCTCDVEVTFG; encoded by the coding sequence ATGGCCATCCGTGACGCGATCGCTGCTCTGCTCGGGCGGGACAATGCTCGCGACGGCTACCCGGTCGGCGCTGATTGGCTCGGCCCGACATTCCGCGAGATGATCCTTGGGCTCACGCCCGAGGAGCTATACCGCACGCAGCCGCATCTGCGGATCGTGCTGTCGTTCGTCGCGCGGAACGTCGCGCATCTCGGGCTCAAGGCGTACGAGCGCGTGAGCGATGCTGACCGTCGGCGACTCCAGGACGACCCGCTGGCGCTGCTCCTGAAGTACCCGAACGAGTCGATGACGCAATACGAGCTGATCGAGTCGCTCGCATCGGACCTCGGCCTCTACGACGTCGCGTACTGGTTCGTATACGAGGACGTCGACCGGCCGTCGGGCTGGGCTATTCAGCCGATTCCGCCGTCCTGGGTGACGGGGCACTCCGGCGGGACGTCGTTCGCTCCGGCGAAGTATGTCGTCGTGTCCGCCGCGGGCGAGGAAACGCGGATCGCGGCGAAGGACATGGTGGTGTTCCACGGGTGGAACCCGGGCCGCCCGAAGCACGGGGCGTCGCCGATCCACACGCTGAAGCAAATACTCGCTGAGCAGGTGCAGGCGTGGTCCTACCGCGAGCAGGTCTGGCAGAACGGCGGCCGCGTCGGCTCCGTCATCACTCGGCCGAAGGATGCGGCGTGGTCTGATGCGGCGCGCGAACGGTTCGCGCGCGACTGGAAGAACCGCTGGACCGGCCGCACCGGCAAGAAGGCGGGCGGCACGCCGATCCTCGAAGACGGCATGGAGCTGAAGCAGATGCGCTTCAACGCCCGCGAGGAGGAGTGGGCCGAGGTCGCGAAGCTCGCGCTCGCCACGGTCGCGGCGGTCTACCACGTAAACCCGGTCATGGTCGGCATCCTCGATAACGCGAACTTCTCGAACACGAAGGAGTTCCGCAAGATGCTGTACTCCGAGACGCTCGGCCCGCTGCTCGCGATGATCGAGGACCGGATCAACACGTTCCTGGTCCCGCGGATCGCGGAGAGCGCGTCGGCCTATGTGGAGTTCAACATCGAGGAGAAGCTTCAGGGCGACTTCGAGGAGCAGGCGGCGATCCTGTCGACGTCGGCGGGGGCTCCGTGGATGACGCGGAACGAGGTCCGGGCGCTGCGGAATCTCCCGGCGGTCGAAGGCGGGGACACGCTCGTCGTGCCACTGAACGTGCTCACGGGCGGTCAGGCGTCCCCGCGGGACTCCGGCACTCAGAACGAGCGGTCGGGGCCTGCGATCACCAAGGGCGCGCTCGACATGCTGTTGAAGCTCTCCGAGTCGCATCCGGATCAGGTCGGCGACATCCTGCGGGAGTTGTCGTCCGGTAAAGCGGTCGAGGACATCGGCGAGCTGCGCGAGGTCCGAGAAGGTGAGCGCGTCACCGTCCGGGCGAAGGAGATGGCTCCGCCGACCTACGTGCAGAAGGCCGATGAGGTCGTGGCGGCGTTCTTCGCTCGGCAGCGCAAGTCCGTGCTCTCACGCCTGGGCGCGAAGTCGAGCGAGTGGTGGGACGAGGAGCGGTGGAACGACGAGCTGTCGGTTGATCTGCTCGCGCTCGCGCTGAACACGACGGTCGAGGTAGCTCGGGCGGCGCTGGAGCGGGTGGGGCTGTCGGAGGACGACTACGACGTTTCTCGCACCGAGGCGTTCCTGTCCGAAGTCGCGAAGTCACGGGCTGGGGCGATCAACGCGACGACGCGCGAACAGGTGCAGGCGATCCTCGACGGTGACGGGCCGGACGGCGTGACCGATCCGGGGCATGTGTTCGATGTGGCTGAGGGGTCCCGGACGGCGACGATCGCAGCCACGCTCGTAACGACGTTCGCCACGTTCGCGACGGTCGAGGCCGGGAAGCAGAACGGCGGCGCGACGAAAACGTGGATTGTGACATCCGGGAATCCCCGCCCGGAGCACGCCGCGATGGATGGCGAGACCGTCGGCGTTGACGACGTGTTCAGCAACGGAGCCAAGTGGCCGGGCGACCCGGTGCTCGGCGCAGATGGCGTCGCGGGGTGCACCTGCGACGTCGAAGTGACCTTCGGCTGA
- a CDS encoding terminase: protein MLSIVLLPWQKWLLIHALELNEDGTYRFKTVVLLVARQNGKSTLMQVLTLWRMFVDGAPLVIGTAQSLDIAEEQWRGAVELAESVPELAEYIESVDRTNGKKALRLTTGERYKVAAASRRGGRGLSGDLVLLDELREHQNWLAWSAVTKTTMARPQSQVWAASNAGDLSSVVLRHLRSLAHRALGYPDGTDGMVDLPPLGEDAGEESLGLFEWSAAPGRSVWDRDGWAEANPSLGHTVDERSIAAAASTDPEWVFRTEVMCQFVNMAGLGPFPAGSWSAALDTKEDRAARGVRRDESRPACYGVDMSHGRDMVYVAIAFWDTEGRPRVEIAAQRSGPDWVLPWLTSSKRRIPPTHIAMQRRGAPVSSLWDSFLEAGLDPTAWEGPNLAGWHGTFYDLIRSGVADDGVVKLTHGGQPVLDIAATTADIRPLGDGWVIDRKGSPADASPLMAAIAAVGLLMTNPGPTFVSAYEQGGLTVLD, encoded by the coding sequence GTGCTCTCGATCGTCCTGCTGCCGTGGCAGAAGTGGCTGCTGATACATGCGCTCGAACTGAACGAGGACGGGACCTACCGCTTCAAGACGGTGGTGCTCCTTGTCGCGCGACAGAACGGCAAGTCCACGCTGATGCAGGTGCTGACGCTATGGCGCATGTTCGTGGATGGTGCACCGCTCGTGATCGGGACGGCGCAGTCGCTCGACATCGCGGAGGAGCAGTGGCGCGGCGCGGTCGAACTAGCCGAGTCGGTGCCGGAGCTGGCCGAGTACATCGAGAGCGTGGACCGAACCAACGGGAAGAAGGCGCTGCGCCTGACGACCGGGGAGCGCTACAAGGTGGCGGCGGCATCCCGCCGCGGCGGCCGTGGCCTGTCCGGCGACCTCGTGCTGCTGGACGAGCTGCGCGAGCACCAGAACTGGCTCGCGTGGTCGGCGGTCACGAAGACAACGATGGCGCGGCCGCAGTCGCAGGTGTGGGCGGCGTCGAACGCTGGAGACCTGTCGTCCGTAGTGCTGCGGCATCTCCGGTCGCTGGCCCATCGCGCGCTCGGGTATCCCGACGGCACCGATGGGATGGTGGACCTGCCGCCGCTGGGCGAGGACGCCGGAGAGGAATCGCTGGGCCTCTTCGAGTGGTCGGCGGCCCCCGGCCGCAGCGTGTGGGATCGCGATGGGTGGGCTGAGGCGAACCCGTCGCTCGGCCACACCGTCGATGAGCGCTCGATCGCCGCGGCGGCCTCCACGGACCCGGAGTGGGTATTCCGCACGGAGGTGATGTGCCAGTTCGTGAACATGGCCGGGCTCGGGCCGTTCCCCGCCGGGTCGTGGAGCGCGGCGCTCGACACGAAGGAGGACCGCGCTGCTCGCGGCGTGCGTCGAGACGAGTCGCGTCCCGCCTGCTACGGCGTCGACATGAGTCACGGGCGCGACATGGTGTATGTCGCTATCGCATTCTGGGACACGGAGGGGCGGCCGCGCGTCGAAATCGCCGCGCAGCGCTCGGGACCCGACTGGGTGCTCCCCTGGCTGACGTCCTCGAAGCGGCGAATCCCGCCGACGCACATCGCCATGCAGCGCCGCGGCGCTCCCGTGTCCTCGCTGTGGGACTCGTTTCTGGAGGCCGGGCTCGACCCGACTGCCTGGGAAGGGCCGAACCTCGCGGGCTGGCACGGGACGTTCTACGACCTAATCCGCTCTGGGGTTGCCGACGACGGCGTGGTGAAGCTGACACACGGCGGTCAGCCCGTGCTCGATATCGCGGCCACAACAGCGGACATTCGCCCGCTCGGCGACGGGTGGGTGATTGACCGCAAGGGCTCGCCTGCCGACGCCTCGCCGCTCATGGCCGCAATCGCGGCTGTCGGGCTGCTGATGACGAACCCGGGGCCGACATTCGTGTCGGCCTACGAGCAAGGGGGACTGACGGTCCTCGACTAA